The Streptomyces sp. DH-12 genome has a window encoding:
- a CDS encoding ATP-binding protein — protein MPEIPLVPIHWRLPAHPTSVRRARHAVTESLPRALRPRLGDDLGLLTSELVTNAIRHGARGEDEELIELVLWPAEGHYWLAVSDPGIGKPELAHPSADSENGRGLLLVDHLAAAWTVRPRPTRGTSVVAGLAYRQDD, from the coding sequence ATGCCCGAAATCCCCCTGGTGCCCATCCACTGGCGTCTCCCCGCCCACCCCACCTCCGTACGGCGGGCCCGCCACGCGGTGACCGAATCCCTGCCGCGCGCCCTCCGCCCGCGCCTCGGCGACGACCTCGGACTGCTGACCTCCGAACTGGTCACCAACGCCATCCGCCACGGAGCGCGCGGGGAGGACGAGGAGCTGATCGAACTCGTCCTGTGGCCCGCCGAAGGACACTACTGGCTCGCCGTCTCCGACCCGGGCATCGGCAAGCCGGAACTGGCCCACCCGAGCGCGGACTCGGAGAACGGCCGGGGCCTCCTCCTGGTCGACCACCTCGCCGCGGCCTGGACCGTCCGCCCCCGCCCCACACGGGGCACCTCCGTGGTCGCCGGCCTCGCTTACCGCCAGGACGACTGA
- a CDS encoding helix-turn-helix transcriptional regulator encodes MPPRTTPTERQKRLGSELRRIRTASGMSAEFAAGLLGVDRGKISNIESGVRGISADRLRTLACNCDVTDEKYIEALVEMTQASTGWWERYRGILPQGLLDIAEIESHAVRMRGANTVHVPGVLQTSEQAMAIFRAAVPPLPEHEVALRLALRAERQQVITGDKAVPYVTVIHEAALRMQFGGPTVARAQLEYLLEVSERDNVTVLVLPFAHGAFPGAGQTVVHIEGPVPQLDTVQVDSSHGPTFLHAEGQLAKYRAQLDLLESLALPPEQSRDFVRDIARQL; translated from the coding sequence ATGCCCCCGAGGACGACCCCTACGGAACGACAGAAGCGACTGGGGAGTGAGCTACGGCGCATCCGTACCGCGTCAGGGATGTCGGCGGAGTTCGCAGCCGGCCTACTGGGTGTGGACCGAGGCAAGATCTCCAACATCGAGTCCGGAGTGCGGGGCATCAGCGCCGACCGTCTGCGCACATTGGCCTGCAACTGCGATGTGACCGATGAGAAGTACATCGAGGCGCTCGTCGAGATGACTCAGGCGAGTACGGGGTGGTGGGAGCGCTACCGAGGCATCCTGCCCCAAGGCTTGCTGGACATCGCGGAGATCGAGAGCCACGCCGTGCGCATGCGCGGCGCCAACACTGTGCATGTGCCCGGGGTGCTCCAGACCTCGGAGCAGGCGATGGCCATCTTCCGGGCCGCGGTTCCTCCCCTGCCCGAGCACGAGGTTGCTCTGCGCCTCGCGCTGCGCGCCGAACGCCAGCAGGTGATCACCGGCGACAAGGCAGTCCCCTACGTCACGGTCATCCACGAAGCCGCACTCCGGATGCAGTTCGGCGGTCCCACCGTGGCCCGTGCCCAGTTGGAGTACTTGCTGGAGGTCTCCGAGCGGGACAACGTCACCGTGCTCGTTCTCCCCTTCGCCCACGGCGCGTTCCCTGGGGCCGGGCAGACGGTCGTCCACATCGAAGGGCCCGTACCGCAGCTCGATACGGTGCAGGTGGACAGCTCTCACGGGCCCACCTTCCTGCACGCCGAGGGCCAGTTGGCGAAATACCGGGCGCAACTCGATCTGTTGGAAAGTCTGGCTCTGCCGCCAGAGCAGTCCAGGGACTTCGTCCGTGACATCGCACGCCAACTATGA
- a CDS encoding HNH endonuclease — translation MGLGDIRYDHVIAATEEFRRLGRDTFLQTYGFGRARSYEIVLDGLRYDSKAIAGVAHGYATGDFLRAADFSGGAATVARCLRELGFVVETGEPSRDRAALLACLRRLKVSRGPGTPAPSRHQPLSLLWAISRAADERPRLIPWPTFRDEVGPLLVEFGLPNAKSTPEYPFWHLQGSGLWEVRGIPAELTKKMPNTCTFNEHHPQAGFTAETADLLRDPVTRLDAIATICETYLEDVDRQALFARMGLSGYTTAGGLLNPSGEESGGAAMDEHGRATGPAPRREATRSVIVRDEALARKVKELEDNRCQICGTTLRHLNRPYSQAAHIRGLGSPHHGPDELQNLLCLCANCHVLFDGLEIYVDSDGLVRGTRGDRAPSPLRRDPGHPVNEAHIAYHRTLCDLHARTPGAG, via the coding sequence ATGGGGCTTGGCGACATCAGGTACGACCACGTCATCGCGGCGACCGAAGAGTTCCGCCGCCTGGGCCGGGACACCTTCCTCCAGACGTACGGCTTCGGGCGAGCCAGGTCGTACGAGATCGTGCTGGACGGTCTCCGCTACGACTCGAAGGCCATCGCGGGCGTCGCCCACGGGTACGCCACGGGTGACTTCCTGAGGGCGGCGGACTTCAGCGGCGGCGCGGCCACGGTGGCCCGATGTCTGCGCGAGCTCGGCTTCGTGGTGGAGACCGGTGAACCATCCCGCGACCGCGCCGCCCTGCTGGCGTGCCTACGGAGACTCAAGGTCTCCCGCGGCCCCGGAACCCCGGCGCCCAGCCGCCACCAGCCGTTGAGCCTCCTGTGGGCGATATCCCGCGCAGCCGACGAGCGGCCCCGCCTGATCCCGTGGCCGACGTTCCGGGACGAGGTCGGCCCGCTCCTCGTCGAGTTCGGCCTGCCCAACGCGAAGTCCACACCGGAGTACCCGTTCTGGCACCTCCAGGGCAGCGGACTGTGGGAGGTCCGAGGCATACCGGCCGAGCTCACCAAGAAGATGCCGAACACGTGCACCTTCAACGAGCACCATCCGCAGGCCGGCTTCACGGCCGAGACCGCGGATCTCCTCCGCGACCCGGTGACCCGCCTGGACGCCATCGCCACGATCTGCGAGACGTATCTCGAGGACGTCGACCGCCAGGCCCTCTTCGCACGGATGGGCCTGTCCGGATACACCACCGCAGGTGGGCTGCTGAACCCCTCGGGGGAGGAGAGCGGCGGTGCCGCCATGGACGAGCACGGGCGGGCGACCGGCCCCGCACCGCGCCGTGAGGCGACCCGTTCCGTCATCGTCCGGGACGAAGCCCTGGCCAGAAAGGTTAAGGAGCTGGAGGACAACCGGTGCCAGATCTGCGGTACGACCCTCCGCCACCTGAACCGCCCGTACAGCCAGGCCGCGCACATAAGAGGCCTGGGCAGCCCCCACCACGGCCCCGACGAACTCCAGAACCTCCTGTGCCTGTGCGCGAACTGCCACGTCCTCTTCGACGGCTTGGAGATCTACGTCGACTCCGACGGCCTGGTCAGAGGGACGAGAGGCGACAGAGCCCCCAGCCCACTCCGCCGCGACCCCGGACACCCGGTGAACGAGGCGCACATCGCCTACCACCGCACTCTCTGCGACCTCCACGCGCGGACGCCTGGCGCCGGCTGA
- a CDS encoding CopG family transcriptional regulator, which produces MSEPTRKYSITMPRDIAEAARARSGTSGLSSYVAAAVARQIERDNLDDLIQAVEADHGAITEDEVQALRDRFQQARKQQSQGGAVPA; this is translated from the coding sequence ATGAGTGAGCCCACCCGGAAGTACTCGATCACGATGCCCCGGGACATCGCCGAGGCCGCTCGTGCGCGCAGCGGCACCTCCGGTCTGTCGTCCTACGTCGCCGCGGCCGTCGCCCGCCAGATCGAGCGGGACAACCTCGACGACCTCATCCAGGCCGTCGAGGCGGACCACGGCGCCATCACCGAGGATGAGGTGCAGGCCCTGCGGGACCGGTTCCAGCAGGCGCGCAAGCAGCAGAGCCAGGGCGGGGCGGTCCCGGCGTGA
- a CDS encoding class I SAM-dependent methyltransferase, protein MADTPIANTHQYEAWNGYEGRHWADHQARYDALNDPVNAPLLDAAALHGTDTVLDIGCGNGRLTRLAARRARHAVGIDLSAPMLERARATAEAEGLPHVTHVQADAQVHPFEPASFDVALSRFGVMFFADPVAAFTNIAGALRPGGRLAFVCLQSFDRQDQARVFEAVAHHAPLPDLTAASEAGPASFADPTRTRAVLSAAGFDGIDVTPLDTEQVWGTDPSDASAFLFAWGPMRHWLRDTPAEAVERAREAATEAFAAYATEEGVRLMSRCWLVTGGRPGAARTV, encoded by the coding sequence ATGGCGGACACCCCCATCGCGAACACGCACCAGTACGAGGCCTGGAACGGCTACGAGGGCCGGCACTGGGCCGACCACCAGGCCCGCTACGACGCCCTGAACGACCCCGTGAACGCCCCGCTGCTGGACGCGGCGGCCCTCCACGGCACGGACACCGTCCTGGACATCGGCTGCGGCAACGGCCGCCTCACGCGACTGGCCGCCCGCCGCGCCCGGCACGCCGTCGGCATCGACCTGTCCGCCCCCATGCTGGAACGCGCCCGAGCGACCGCCGAAGCCGAAGGCCTCCCCCACGTCACCCACGTCCAGGCCGACGCCCAGGTCCACCCTTTCGAACCGGCCTCCTTCGACGTGGCGTTGAGCCGCTTCGGCGTGATGTTCTTCGCGGACCCGGTGGCGGCGTTCACGAACATCGCCGGGGCTCTGCGGCCGGGCGGCCGCCTGGCCTTCGTCTGCCTCCAGTCCTTCGACCGCCAGGACCAGGCGAGGGTGTTCGAGGCGGTGGCGCACCACGCGCCGCTGCCGGACCTGACGGCGGCGTCGGAAGCGGGCCCGGCCTCCTTCGCGGACCCGACCCGCACGCGGGCGGTCCTGTCGGCGGCGGGCTTCGACGGGATCGACGTGACCCCTCTGGACACCGAGCAGGTATGGGGCACGGACCCGTCCGACGCGTCGGCCTTCCTCTTCGCGTGGGGCCCGATGCGCCACTGGCTGCGTGACACCCCGGCTGAGGCGGTGGAGCGCGCCCGCGAGGCGGCGACGGAGGCGTTCGCGGCGTACGCGACGGAGGAGGGGGTGCGGCTGATGTCGCGGTGCTGGCTGGTGACGGGCGGACGGCCGGGGGCCGCGCGGACGGTGTGA
- a CDS encoding type II CAAX endopeptidase family protein, with the protein MRVVWQLLAVVVVSMVAGQSVAAVQDNPWATLGAGLVAAVLSVYVYAWVVGRTERRTVTEVARKGAVGAVGRGVLIGTLMFVSVVANIAFMGHYEVEGWGSYTGAVGLAGFMAGASVTEELLFRGVLFRTMEGRFGTWGALVPTSVLFGAWHLANPDASLWGAAVIALSAGPMLGAAYVASRNLWMPIGVHFGWNFAASGLFSTEVSGNDTQQGLLDASTSGPTLISGGEFGPEASLYTLAAGLLVTAGFLVLARRRGHLMPRRSKRADAAVLSR; encoded by the coding sequence GTGCGTGTCGTCTGGCAGTTGCTGGCCGTGGTGGTGGTGTCCATGGTCGCGGGACAGAGTGTGGCCGCGGTCCAGGACAATCCGTGGGCCACGCTCGGCGCAGGGCTGGTGGCGGCGGTGCTGTCCGTGTACGTCTACGCCTGGGTGGTGGGGCGCACCGAGCGGCGGACGGTCACGGAGGTGGCCCGGAAGGGCGCGGTCGGGGCGGTCGGCCGGGGGGTGCTGATCGGGACGCTGATGTTCGTGTCCGTGGTGGCGAACATCGCGTTCATGGGGCACTACGAGGTGGAGGGCTGGGGGTCGTACACCGGTGCCGTGGGGCTGGCCGGGTTCATGGCGGGCGCCTCCGTCACGGAGGAGCTGCTGTTCCGCGGGGTACTGTTCAGGACCATGGAGGGGCGGTTCGGTACGTGGGGGGCGCTGGTTCCGACCAGTGTGCTGTTCGGCGCGTGGCATCTGGCGAACCCCGACGCGAGCCTGTGGGGCGCCGCCGTCATCGCGCTGTCGGCGGGGCCGATGCTGGGGGCCGCGTACGTCGCCAGCCGTAACCTCTGGATGCCGATCGGCGTGCACTTCGGGTGGAACTTCGCCGCGTCCGGTCTCTTCAGCACCGAGGTCTCCGGCAACGACACCCAGCAGGGTCTGCTGGACGCCTCCACGTCCGGGCCGACGCTGATCAGCGGGGGTGAGTTCGGTCCCGAGGCCAGCCTGTACACGCTGGCGGCCGGGCTGCTGGTGACCGCCGGCTTCCTGGTGCTGGCCCGTCGGCGCGGCCATCTGATGCCCCGCCGCTCGAAGCGGGCCGACGCGGCCGTGCTCTCCCGGTGA
- a CDS encoding sensor histidine kinase has translation MIRLRGLRQVWDRTHVTVRDLPFGVLLCVLAFVPSLRGSGTDIGALAERPYDAVAAVAIGAQCLALALRRQWPVLCLALVAAGFVLDQLRGYHSLAGTALPLALLSAGAHLERYRRTTVAVGSLAYVLFVAELLRRGTDEPPAEFVSFYVALCLLWGGGAWLRSTRIAEAERRHQVAERTRAAERARIARELHDVVTHHVTAMVVQAEAARYLTAAPERLDEALTAVSDTGRRAVADLRHLLDLLNPDHGEGSRTPPVGRLLTLVEQTRRAGQPVEFTEEGTPAASTGSADLVAYRVVQESLTNALKYAHGRPTSVLVRHSGRDITVEVGTDGPGAGAVASPGGSGRGLAGLRERVDVLGGAFEAGPRPGGGFAVRARIPTGSPS, from the coding sequence GTGATCCGTCTGCGCGGGCTGCGGCAGGTCTGGGACCGGACGCACGTCACGGTCCGGGACCTGCCGTTCGGCGTGCTGCTGTGCGTCCTGGCGTTCGTGCCGAGTCTGCGCGGCAGCGGCACCGACATCGGCGCGCTCGCGGAGCGTCCGTACGACGCGGTGGCCGCCGTGGCGATCGGGGCGCAGTGCCTCGCGCTCGCCCTGCGGCGGCAGTGGCCGGTCCTCTGTCTGGCCCTGGTGGCGGCCGGTTTCGTGCTCGATCAGTTGCGCGGGTACCACTCGCTCGCGGGGACGGCGCTCCCTCTCGCGCTGCTGAGCGCCGGCGCCCATCTGGAGCGGTACCGGCGCACCACGGTCGCCGTGGGCTCCCTGGCATACGTGCTGTTCGTCGCCGAGCTGCTGCGGCGCGGGACGGACGAGCCGCCGGCCGAGTTCGTGTCGTTCTACGTGGCGCTGTGCCTGCTGTGGGGCGGCGGGGCGTGGCTGCGCTCCACCCGGATCGCCGAGGCGGAGCGGCGCCACCAGGTGGCGGAGCGGACGCGGGCGGCCGAGCGGGCGCGGATCGCGCGGGAGCTGCACGACGTGGTGACCCACCATGTGACCGCGATGGTGGTGCAGGCGGAGGCGGCGCGGTATCTGACCGCCGCGCCCGAGCGGCTCGACGAGGCGCTGACCGCGGTCAGCGACACCGGGCGGCGGGCCGTCGCCGACCTGCGGCACCTGCTCGACCTGCTGAACCCGGACCACGGCGAGGGCTCCCGGACCCCGCCGGTGGGCCGGCTGCTGACGCTGGTGGAGCAGACGCGGCGGGCCGGGCAGCCGGTGGAGTTCACCGAGGAGGGCACCCCGGCGGCGTCGACCGGGAGCGCGGACCTGGTGGCGTACCGGGTGGTGCAGGAGTCCCTCACCAACGCGCTCAAGTACGCTCACGGGCGACCTACTTCGGTTCTGGTGCGGCACAGTGGGAGGGACATCACGGTGGAGGTCGGCACGGACGGTCCCGGAGCGGGGGCCGTGGCCTCGCCGGGCGGCAGTGGGCGGGGGCTGGCCGGTCTGCGTGAGCGGGTGGACGTCCTGGGCGGCGCGTTCGAGGCGGGGCCGCGTCCCGGCGGGGGGTTCGCCGTGCGGGCGCGGATACCCACCGGCAGCCCGTCGTGA
- a CDS encoding response regulator transcription factor, whose protein sequence is MSGAPIRVLVCDDQTLVRTGLVTIIGAQPDMEVAGECADGRAAVGLAARVRPDVVVMDVRMPVLDGIEATRLLAGSGVRDPVKVLVVTTFNLDEYVYEALRAGASGFLLKDAPPDRLLLGIRTVASGAALLDPDVTRQLVGRYASRIRPVEGGDREIPLTPRELEVLRLIADGLSNSEIAAALVISQETVKTFVSRILSKLQLRDRVQAVVYAYRRGLVD, encoded by the coding sequence GTGAGCGGCGCTCCGATCAGGGTGCTGGTCTGCGACGACCAGACGCTGGTGCGCACCGGGCTGGTGACGATCATCGGCGCGCAGCCCGACATGGAGGTGGCGGGCGAGTGCGCGGACGGGCGCGCCGCCGTCGGCCTGGCCGCTCGGGTGCGGCCGGACGTCGTGGTGATGGACGTGCGGATGCCGGTGCTGGACGGCATCGAGGCCACCCGGCTGCTGGCCGGCTCCGGGGTCCGTGATCCCGTGAAGGTGCTCGTGGTGACGACGTTCAACCTCGACGAGTACGTCTACGAGGCGCTGCGCGCCGGGGCGAGCGGGTTCCTGCTGAAGGACGCGCCGCCGGACCGGCTGCTGCTCGGCATCCGGACGGTGGCCTCGGGGGCGGCGCTGCTCGACCCGGACGTGACCCGGCAGCTCGTGGGCCGGTACGCCTCCCGGATCCGGCCCGTCGAGGGCGGCGACCGGGAGATCCCGCTGACCCCGCGCGAGCTGGAGGTGCTGCGGCTGATCGCGGACGGGCTGTCCAACAGCGAGATCGCGGCGGCGCTGGTGATCAGCCAGGAGACGGTCAAGACGTTCGTGTCCCGCATCCTGTCCAAGCTCCAGCTGCGGGACCGGGTGCAGGCGGTCGTCTACGCGTACCGGCGCGGACTGGTCGACTGA
- a CDS encoding SigE family RNA polymerase sigma factor yields MDENEFDAFYAAAFPRLTGRLFAFTGDLGEAQDVVQEAFVRAWDRRHRLTADEAPEAWVRTVAMRLAVSRWRRAKRWLELVRHSPPPEATPGPDPDRAALVAALRQLPESQRMAVVLHHLCDLSVEQVASETGAPVGTVKARLSRGRAALARHLAVDEAEEPAWEGGGRVG; encoded by the coding sequence ATGGACGAGAACGAGTTCGACGCTTTCTACGCGGCCGCCTTCCCCCGTCTGACCGGCCGGCTGTTCGCCTTCACCGGGGACCTCGGCGAGGCCCAGGACGTGGTGCAGGAGGCGTTCGTGCGCGCGTGGGACCGGCGCCACCGGCTCACGGCCGACGAGGCGCCGGAGGCATGGGTGCGCACCGTCGCCATGCGCCTCGCGGTGAGCCGCTGGCGCCGCGCGAAGCGCTGGCTGGAACTGGTGCGGCACTCCCCGCCGCCCGAGGCGACGCCCGGACCGGACCCCGACCGCGCCGCCCTGGTCGCCGCCCTGCGCCAACTCCCGGAGTCCCAGCGGATGGCGGTCGTGCTCCACCATCTGTGCGACCTCAGTGTCGAGCAGGTAGCCTCCGAGACCGGCGCACCGGTGGGCACGGTCAAGGCACGCCTGTCCCGGGGACGGGCGGCACTGGCCAGACACCTGGCGGTGGACGAGGCCGAGGAGCCGGCCTGGGAGGGGGGCGGCCGTGTCGGATGA
- a CDS encoding Ku protein, translating to MLHVRSIWNGAVSFGLVRIPIKLVNATENHSIPFRQIHIEDGGRIQYRKFCELEDREVSGKEIGRGYEDADGMITPITDEDLAGLPIPTARTIEIVAFVPEDRIDPLQMDAAYYLQAGGTSAAKPYALLREALKRSRKVAIAKYALRGRERLGMLRVVGDAIAMHGLLWPDEVRAPEGAAPAASVTVRDKELDLADALMDALGEVDLEDLEDEYRAAVEEVVVAKAAGETPRGAPAPEPGGGRVLDLMTALENSVRAVRESRGEDAGVEHLPQGRTSRSSPKETGGKKSTSTAKKTTSSPRTATSKTSRTSHSEKKATAKKTPAKKAPAKKTASRKRPA from the coding sequence GTGCTGCACGTGAGGTCCATCTGGAACGGCGCGGTCTCGTTCGGGCTGGTCAGGATCCCGATCAAGCTGGTGAACGCCACCGAGAACCATTCGATCCCCTTCCGCCAGATCCACATCGAGGACGGCGGCAGGATCCAGTACCGGAAGTTCTGCGAGCTCGAGGACCGCGAGGTCAGCGGCAAGGAGATCGGCAGGGGCTACGAGGACGCGGACGGCATGATCACCCCGATCACCGACGAGGACCTGGCCGGGCTGCCGATCCCCACCGCCAGGACGATCGAGATCGTCGCCTTCGTGCCGGAGGACCGCATCGACCCGCTCCAGATGGACGCCGCGTACTACCTCCAGGCGGGCGGGACGTCCGCGGCGAAGCCGTACGCGCTGCTGCGGGAGGCGCTGAAGCGGAGCAGGAAGGTGGCCATCGCCAAGTACGCCCTGCGGGGCCGGGAGCGTCTTGGCATGCTGCGTGTGGTGGGCGACGCGATCGCCATGCACGGCCTGCTGTGGCCGGACGAGGTCCGGGCCCCCGAGGGGGCCGCGCCGGCCGCCTCCGTCACCGTGCGGGACAAGGAGCTGGATCTCGCGGACGCGCTGATGGACGCGCTCGGCGAGGTGGACCTGGAGGACCTGGAGGACGAGTACCGCGCGGCGGTGGAGGAGGTCGTCGTCGCCAAGGCGGCCGGCGAGACCCCGCGGGGGGCGCCGGCCCCGGAGCCCGGCGGCGGCAGGGTCCTGGACCTGATGACGGCCCTGGAGAACAGCGTCCGCGCGGTCCGCGAGTCCCGCGGCGAGGACGCCGGGGTCGAGCACCTGCCGCAAGGCAGGACGTCCCGCTCGTCCCCGAAGGAGACAGGCGGCAAGAAGTCGACGTCGACGGCGAAGAAGACGACGTCCTCACCGCGCACGGCGACGTCGAAGACGTCCAGGACGAGCCATAGCGAGAAGAAGGCGACGGCGAAGAAGACCCCGGCGAAGAAGGCGCCCGCCAAGAAGACGGCCTCCCGCAAACGCCCGGCCTGA
- a CDS encoding NERD domain-containing protein has protein sequence MDGPRVVPARRHGRGFLHVRLPDGRTVAWYDPEAARVHLLDADHEEEALAALAPYLTGPVSVGPPPVPTPADLTRLSLPPDDDLAPNRPGEALLVDLDRNPGPARRLRPDPRRGELAAQQAVGAVLDAMDGAGWHALHSLPLPGGHDVHHLLIGPGGLYTLHARSAHRQRVTVAEPRVRIGRRPPEPVLPRVRADADRAAHALTAEVRPVLVLVGARRVTVAAAPRGVRVLTDADVPGLARGGGVLKPADVEALYATARDRRTWAGL, from the coding sequence ATGGACGGACCACGCGTCGTGCCGGCCCGCCGGCACGGCAGGGGCTTCCTCCACGTCCGCCTCCCGGACGGCAGGACCGTCGCCTGGTACGACCCTGAGGCGGCCCGTGTGCACCTCCTCGACGCCGACCACGAGGAGGAGGCGCTCGCCGCCCTGGCCCCCTACCTCACCGGCCCGGTCTCCGTCGGACCGCCCCCGGTCCCCACCCCCGCCGACCTCACCCGGCTCTCCCTCCCTCCCGACGACGACCTCGCCCCGAACCGTCCCGGCGAGGCCCTGCTCGTCGACCTCGACCGGAACCCCGGCCCGGCCCGCCGGCTGCGCCCGGACCCGCGCCGCGGGGAGCTCGCCGCGCAGCAGGCGGTGGGCGCGGTCCTCGACGCGATGGACGGCGCAGGCTGGCACGCCCTGCACTCGCTGCCGCTCCCCGGCGGCCACGACGTCCACCACCTGCTGATCGGTCCGGGCGGCCTGTACACACTCCACGCCCGCTCCGCCCACCGGCAGCGGGTGACCGTCGCGGAGCCCCGGGTGCGCATCGGCCGGCGCCCGCCCGAGCCCGTGCTGCCCCGGGTGCGCGCCGACGCCGACCGGGCCGCCCACGCCCTGACCGCCGAGGTGCGGCCGGTGCTGGTCCTGGTCGGCGCCCGCCGGGTGACGGTCGCCGCCGCGCCGCGCGGGGTGCGCGTCCTGACGGACGCGGACGTGCCGGGGCTGGCGCGCGGGGGAGGCGTGCTGAAGCCGGCGGACGTGGAGGCGCTGTACGCGACGGCACGGGACCGGAGGACGTGGGCGGGGCTGTGA
- a CDS encoding dual specificity protein phosphatase family protein, whose protein sequence is MRTRESRPDVPAPDSPWDEIVPGLWMGGHQVRGPAGRLEQVVVRRQFDLVQTLLRLPEHGPDPGVEHHVWPIPDGPLDGTQIAGVIRLAEAACEALDAGRTVLVRCFHGYNRSGLVVAHALMRRGRPAEAAIRLIRSRRSSWALHNDLFVDYLRTGLATARMLEELEGLAE, encoded by the coding sequence TTGCGTACCCGCGAGAGTCGACCCGACGTACCGGCTCCGGACAGCCCGTGGGACGAGATCGTGCCCGGCCTGTGGATGGGCGGGCACCAGGTCCGCGGGCCCGCGGGCCGGCTGGAGCAGGTGGTGGTGCGCCGGCAGTTCGACCTGGTGCAGACCCTGCTGCGGCTGCCGGAGCACGGCCCCGACCCCGGGGTCGAGCACCACGTGTGGCCCATCCCGGACGGCCCGCTGGACGGCACCCAGATCGCGGGGGTGATCCGGCTGGCCGAGGCGGCGTGCGAGGCCCTGGACGCGGGCCGCACGGTGCTGGTGCGCTGCTTCCACGGCTACAACCGCTCCGGTCTGGTGGTCGCGCACGCACTGATGCGCCGGGGCCGTCCGGCCGAGGCGGCGATCCGGCTGATCCGGTCCCGCCGCTCCTCCTGGGCGCTGCACAACGACCTGTTCGTCGACTACCTGCGGACGGGGCTCGCCACCGCGCGGATGCTGGAGGAGCTGGAGGGACTGGCGGAGTGA
- a CDS encoding SH3 domain-containing protein: protein MPLCPPRLPLTRRLPMALAAGALAVAAAVTPALAADDPGQSGQSSQGDWSQQGGNGAGNNSGSHQQGGNGQQGGGNQAGGDHGDQGEYRGVVTAQKLALRSAPNRGSKVIRYAHKGDVVSIHCKVPGDKVDGNPLWYLLTDGTWAWAPARYIDNIGPAPRWC from the coding sequence ATGCCCCTGTGTCCCCCGCGTCTCCCGCTCACCCGCCGTCTGCCCATGGCGCTCGCCGCCGGGGCCCTCGCGGTCGCGGCCGCCGTCACCCCCGCCCTCGCCGCCGACGACCCCGGCCAGAGCGGCCAGAGCAGTCAGGGCGACTGGAGCCAGCAGGGCGGCAACGGCGCCGGGAACAACAGCGGCTCCCACCAGCAGGGCGGCAACGGCCAGCAGGGCGGGGGCAACCAGGCCGGCGGCGACCACGGCGACCAGGGCGAGTACCGCGGCGTCGTGACCGCGCAGAAGCTGGCCCTGCGCAGCGCCCCGAACCGCGGCTCCAAGGTCATCCGGTACGCCCACAAGGGCGACGTCGTCTCGATCCACTGCAAGGTGCCGGGCGACAAGGTCGACGGCAACCCGCTCTGGTACCTCCTCACGGACGGCACCTGGGCCTGGGCCCCGGCCCGGTACATCGACAACATCGGTCCCGCGCCACGCTGGTGCTGA